CAGTTTTACAAAAATGGGCAGGGTGGAAAGAGTTGCAAACTTCATGTGCTTCTGGATATcaagatttgtttgtttttgttttgttttttgttttttttttatacaataGTCACAGTTAAAAACACCCTGCTGGTAATACATAATTACACTTTATTAAGGTCATAAACCAGCAATAAACAATAAAGCCTATACAACTTGTATTTCTACTTAATCACTGACTGATACAGCTAACATGAGATAAGTGAAAAGTTCCTATGGTTTAAATGAATTCCTAAGACTATGATCTCTTTATCTGggtattgatttttatttttatttttttttttccttttttcctttccttcttaatCAAGACTTGTAGTGTTGTAAACCTTATAGAACATCTGCCTCACAAAATACATCGtaataactttcttttttttttttctttttttccccgtgttgtttttttttttgtgtgtgtgttttctgtttgtggcgctttttttttttttcctttttttttttttttgttaaaaacgAAAcgaagaaaaacaaacaaacaaacaaacgacaacccccccccccaaaaaaagcaagCCTAACCCCTCGGATGGTTTCTGGCGGGACAGGCTCCCGGCAAGGGCTGCGCCCCGGGTCCCCTCTGCGGCCCCGTCACTTCATTTCGGATCCCTTTGATTGACCCACCCATCTCCTTCATCTATGGGCACGTCCACCGACCGACCGGGACGGGATTGAGGAACGTGAAGAAGAGTCGCGAAGTGTCtcgtttaaaaaaaagaaacaaaccaacaaaacaaatcaaccaTCAACGACGACACGgatccaaacaaaaccaccgACGcgaaaaaataataataaaaaaaaaaataataaaaaaaaaagagataatatCCCGGACCAACCAACCGAAACAAAACGTTaatactgatgaaaaaaaaaaaaaaagaacacaaaaagcaCCGCCCCAAAGCAAagcccggggggcggggggagggcaGGCCCGGCCCCTGCCCCTGGAATGGCGACAGACTCAGCGGCGGgagccgggggctgcgggggggggagggggaaaagaaaacgAGCGATCGTGTAACTCAGTCCCTGGCTGTGGGCAAGTTCTCCGAGACCAGTACCTGGCACCGCTCCGACGCCGCGGGGGAAGCACAGTCCAGCGCCGGCGCCTACTCCGCCGAGCCCGCCGCGCTGCCCTCGGGCGGCGGCTCCGGCCGCGCCGCCGGCTCCTCCGCCGGGGCCGCCTCCTGCTCCCCGCTGCCCGCCGCCTGCTCCGCCTGCCCCTCCGGCTGCGGCTGCggctgcggcggcggctgcTCCTCCTCGGCCGGGGCCTCTTCTCCCGCCGCCTTCTCGGAGGCGGCCTCGTCCGCTGCGGCCTCCTGCGAGTCCCCCGCCTCCTCCGTGCCCGGCTGGGCGCTGCCGGCCGCGGCCGCGCAGGCCTCCTGGGCCGCCTTGCCCTCCTCGCCGCCCGCCGCCTCGGgggccgccgcctcctcccggGCCCCCTCCGCCGCGGCGCCGGCCTCGCCCTCGGCGCCCTCCCCGGCCTCCTTCTTGTTCTTCTTGAAGGAGAAGCCGCTCAGCTTAAAGGACTTCTTGAAGGAAAAGcgcttctttttttttttcggggTCTCGCTGCTGGACGAGGGGGTCGCGCCCTCC
The Apus apus isolate bApuApu2 chromosome 3, bApuApu2.pri.cur, whole genome shotgun sequence genome window above contains:
- the MARCKS gene encoding myristoylated alanine-rich C-kinase substrate — translated: MGAQFSKTAAKGEAAAEKPGEAVAASPSKANGQENGHVKVNGDASPAAAEAGKEELQANGSAPAEETGKEEAASSEPASEKEAAEAESTEPASPAEGEASPKAEEGATPSSSSETPKKKKKRFSFKKSFKLSGFSFKKNKKEAGEGAEGEAGAAAEGAREEAAAPEAAGGEEGKAAQEACAAAAGSAQPGTEEAGDSQEAAADEAASEKAAGEEAPAEEEQPPPQPQPQPEGQAEQAAGSGEQEAAPAEEPAARPEPPPEGSAAGSAE